From one Flavobacteriales bacterium genomic stretch:
- a CDS encoding bifunctional phosphoglucose/phosphomannose isomerase, with protein sequence MKELIKDFTNQVAHAIVIGNAYEPSDWNANISNVLISGLGGSGIGGTIAAEVVASEARVPIVTNNGYFIPNFVGINTLFLACSYSGNTEETISAAKLAHEEGAKIVVVSSGGKLKEMADEFGWDFIGIPGGQPPRASFGLSFPEVLYVLHAHDIISKKFEKELEAAIKLLDDNEIAIQDEAKQVTEKLFGKIPVIYAADGFGGVATRFRQQVNENAKMLCWHHVIPEMNHNELVGWRDKNEDLAVVIFRNETDFKNIQARMEINKGTLSEYTNTIVEVWSKGTSDLQRALYLIHLGDWVSFFLGEKKGVDITEVKVIDHLKGELAKL encoded by the coding sequence ATGAAAGAACTTATCAAGGACTTCACGAATCAGGTAGCACATGCCATCGTTATCGGCAATGCCTACGAGCCATCTGATTGGAACGCGAACATCTCCAACGTGCTCATTTCTGGGCTCGGGGGCTCAGGAATAGGAGGAACGATAGCGGCTGAGGTTGTGGCTTCAGAGGCACGCGTGCCGATTGTCACCAACAACGGCTATTTCATCCCAAATTTTGTGGGCATCAACACGCTTTTCTTGGCGTGTTCGTATTCAGGAAATACCGAAGAAACCATTAGCGCAGCTAAGTTGGCGCATGAGGAAGGAGCCAAGATCGTGGTCGTTTCCAGCGGTGGAAAACTGAAGGAAATGGCCGATGAGTTCGGTTGGGATTTCATTGGCATTCCAGGAGGGCAGCCGCCACGTGCAAGTTTCGGGCTTTCATTCCCAGAAGTGCTGTACGTGTTGCATGCACACGACATCATTTCTAAAAAGTTTGAGAAAGAACTGGAAGCTGCGATCAAACTGTTGGATGACAACGAAATTGCGATTCAGGACGAAGCCAAGCAGGTAACGGAAAAGCTGTTCGGTAAAATTCCTGTGATCTATGCGGCAGATGGTTTTGGGGGTGTGGCCACGCGCTTCCGCCAGCAGGTGAACGAGAATGCTAAGATGCTCTGCTGGCATCACGTTATTCCAGAGATGAACCACAACGAACTGGTTGGGTGGAGAGACAAGAACGAAGACCTGGCAGTTGTCATTTTTCGCAACGAGACGGATTTCAAGAACATTCAAGCACGGATGGAAATCAACAAAGGCACGCTTTCGGAGTACACGAACACTATTGTTGAGGTTTGGTCGAAGGGAACATCAGACCTTCAGCGCGCGCTGTATCTGATTCACTTGGGAGATTGGGTTTCATTTTTCCTCGGAGAGAAAAAAGGTGTTGACATCACGGAGGTTAAGGTGATTGACCATTTGAAGGGCGAATTGGCCAAGTTGTAG